A stretch of DNA from Micromonospora sp. NBC_01813:
CCGACCCCGCCGGCACCCTCGACGAGATGACCGACCGGGCCCGCCAGGCTCCGGCCAGCACCACCGCCGGCCGCGCGGCCACCCCGGGCTGGATCTTCTACGCCGTGGTCGCCTCGCTGTACGACGAGAGCGGCTGGGCACCGCTGGCCCGGGCACTGGCCGCACTGCGCGACGGGGATCCCGATCCGGTGTTCACGCTGGCCGACGGCTACACCGGCCGCGACCCGGCCGGCGGCTACGACGGCCTGTTCGCCGCCAACCTGGCGATCAACTGCGCCGACGCCGAGGTCGACCTCAGCACCGAACAGATCCGGCAGTTGCAGCAGCAGTGGGGGCAGCAGCATCCCCGGTTCGGCCCGGCGTTGGCGGTCGGGCTGCTGGCCTGCGTCGACTGGCCGGCTACCGCCGACCCGTACCCGGTCGGCCCGGCGGCGGGCGCCCCGCCGATCCTGGTGGTCGGCACCACCGGGGATCCGGCCACCCCGTACGAGCAGGCTCCCCGGCTGGCCGAGCTGTTGGGCACCGGCGTGCTGGTGACCTGGGACGGCAACGGGCACACCGCGTACCCGCACGCGGATTGTGTGGCCGCGGCGGTCGACGCGTACCTGATCGATCTGACGGTGCCCGACGACGGCCTGCGCTGCCCGGCTTGACCGACCCTCGCCGCGGGTGCGAGCTTTGCCGACGTGACTGCACCGACGCTGCGGCCCGCCCGGGTCGACGACCTGCCTACCCTGCTCGCGCTGCTCATCGACGACGACCTGGGCTGGCAGCGGGAGGCGCCGACCGGCGGAGCGGATCGGACCGTGCCGGCCGACTACCGGGACGCGTACGACGCGATCGCCGCCGACCCGCGCAACGAACTCGTCGTCGCCGAGCGTGACGGCGAGGTGGTGGCCATGATGCAGTTGACCTACATTCCGTCGCTGAGCCGGCTGGGTGCCGAACGCATGCAGATCGAGGCCGTCCGGGTGCGCTCGGATCTGCGCAGCCAAGGGGTCGGCCGGCAGATGATCGAGTGGGCGCTGGAGCGGGCCCGTCAGCGCGGCTGCCGACTCGCGCAGCTGACGTCCGACAAGCGCCGGGAGGCGGCGCACCGGTTCTACCTGCGGCTCGGCTTCAAGTCGACACACGAAGGCATGAAACTGGTGCTGACCCCGGGCCCAGGTGAGGGCACCGGCTGACCGGTCCGGCGAACTATGCGTCGTCGAGCGCCAACCGGTTGCGGCCGGCCGCCTCGATCTGGTCGGCGGTCACCGGCTGCCCGCCGTTGTCCGTCCAGGCGTCCATCAGGTCGGCGAGGATCATCCGGGCGCCTTCCTCGCCGTGCTCGTCCTTGAGGTCCGCGTACGACCAACGGAAGGTGAGCACAGGGTCCTCGTCGGCCGGGCTGTCGCCGGCGACCGGCAGGTCGGTGCGGCACTCCCGGTCTTCCCGGTCGAGCCAGGCGAACTCGGGGTCATTGCGCTTGCCTGCGGCGGCGAGCCGGTCGCGAAGCTTGTCCAGCTGGATGATGGCCCACGTCAGCGAGGGGCAGCCGCCGCTGTGGCACTGCCCGCACCTGGGCCAGCTCTCGCCGTCGGGTGAGTGGTGGGCGGCGCGGATGTCGCGGGCGGCCTGGTCGATCTCGTCCTGAGTGGGTGCGCCGGGGTCCATCGAGGTCATCAAGATGCTCACTCTCTGGCGTCGTGACGTGATCAGCCCACTATAGGCAACTACCATGGTCTACTACAAGAGGCCATACCTATGGAGGGTTGACCAGGGCGGTACGGGGAAAGTGAGCGGGTGGCGAAAATCCGGCTCATGGGCACGGCAGAGGTCGCCGACTACCTGGGCATTTCCCGGCAGTGGGCAGACGTCATCACCGGCCGCCGAGACTTCCCGGAGCCGCTGGCGGTGCTGAAGGCTGGCCGGATCTGGCTGGCCGATGATGTCGAGGCGTACGCGGCACGGCGTCGGGAAGACCAGCAGGGCTAACAACCGGCGGGTTCACCGGCGGCCCTCGATCCGAGCCTGCGCCCTGCCAGGTACACCAACACGGGGTGCAAAAGTGCGCGACGCGCAAGAATGCGGGTCGCGCACTTTTGACCGTGATGAACAGTGTGTGATCCCAGACCAGCGAGCAGGACAAGTGTGGCCGTCACCGCTACCGATCTGGTATGCGAATAGGTACCGATCCGGTAGCATCGACGGCGTGAGCACTCAGATCGCCGTACGCCTGCCGGATGACCTCGTCGAGTTCGTCGACGAGCTGGTCCGCCACGGCGACGCCCCCAGCCGGGCCGCCGTCGTCGCCCGAGCGCTACGTCGCGAGCGACGACAGACCGCCGCCGCCCGCGACGCCGCGATCCTCGCCCGCGTCGAACCCGACGCGGACCTGGACCGCCTCGCCGAGCATGCCGCCACTCTCCCGATCGACGACCTGGACTGATGCGACCAATCCACCTTGCCCAACTCGACAAGTCCCGGCCCGTTCTCATCCTGACTCGCGCAGCGGTCCGCCCCTACCTCGCCCGGGTCACCGTCGCGCCCATCACCAGCACCATTCGCGGCCTGTCCACCGAAGTCCCTGTCGGCCCGGCCAACGGACTCGACCACGACAGCGTGGTCAGCTGCGACAACGTCGTCACCATCCCCAAGAGCACCCTGGGTCGGCACCTCGGCTACCTGCTACCCCATCAGGAGCCCGCGTTGGCCGAGGCCATCCTCGCCGCCTACGACCTCGACCCGCCCGAATAGGGGCGCTAGCTGGCATCTCCGCTGGTGGGGCGCTTCGCGCGGCTGGGTTGGACCCGCGCGGGTTCACCGGGCATCTTCGGGTGGTCCGGCGGGTACGGCAGGTCCCCGGTGCCATCGCGCTCGTCCCGGTCCGCCCACTCCAGCAGCGGGGTAATGTCCCACGGGGTGTCGTCGATCCCGGCGTGCGGGTCGCCCAGCTTCGCCAGCCGTGGTGGCACCGTACGCAGGTCGAAGTCGTCCGGCTCGACCTGGGTCAACTCGTCCCAGCTGACCGGGGTGGAGACGGTGGCGCGGGCGTTGGCCCGCAGCGAGTACGCGCAGGCGATGGTGCGGTCCCGGGCCATCTGGTTGTAGTCGACGAAGACCTTCTCGCCGCGTTCTTCCTTCCACCATGCGGTGGTGACCAGGTCGGGGCGGCGCCGCTGCACCTCACGGGCGAACGCGATGACCGCCCGGCGTACGTCGGTGAACACCCAGCGGGGCGCGATCCGCAGGTAGACGTGCACGCCCCGGCCGCCGGAGGTCTTCGGGTAGCCGGTGGCGCCGAGTTCGTCGAGGATGGCGTGCACCTCGCCGGCCGCCTCGACCGCGTCGGCGAAGTCGGTGCCCGGCTGCGGATCCAGGTCGATCCGCAGTTCGTCCGGCCGGTCGACGTCACGCGAGCGCACCGGCCACGGGTGGAACACCACCGTGCCCATCTGCGCGGCCCAGGCGACGTGGGCGAGATCGGCGGGGCACAGCTCGTCGGCGGTCCGCCCGCTGGGGAACTTGATCTCGGCGGTACGCAGCCACGGCGGGACGCCACGGGCCGGCACCCGCTTCTGGAAGAACATCTCCCCGTCGATGCCGTCCGGGAAGCGCTGCAGCGTGGTGGGCCGGTCGCGCAGCGCCCGCATGATGCCGTCGCCGACCGCGAGGTAGTAGTCGAAGATGTCCCGCTTGGTGTAACCCGGGCCGGGAAAGCAGACCCGGTCCGGGCTGCTGAGCCGGACCTGATGGCCGGCCACCTCGACGGTGGCCACGGACCGGGAACTGCGACTCTCGCCAGCCATAGGCCGACCCTAGGCCCTGCGCGCCCGGTTCGGGGGGCGGCGCGACCGGTCCGCCGTACCGTAGTGGCTATGACCGACGAGAAGGCTTCCCTGCCGAGCACCGAGCAGGAATGGCGGATGCGGCTCGATCCCGAACAGTTCCGGGTGTTGCGCGAGGCCGGCACCGAGCGGCCGTGGACCGGCGAGTACGTCGACACCACCACGGTCGGCACCTACCACTGCCGGGCCTGCGACGCGCCGCTGTTCACCAGTGACACGAAGTTCGACTCGCACTGCGGCTGGCCGAGCTTCGACGAGGCGTTGCCTGGCGCGGTGCGCTACATCCAGGACCGGTCGCACGGCATGGTCCGCACCGAGATCCGGTGTGCCACCTGCGATTCGCATCTCGGGCACCGGTTCGACGGTGAGCGGTACACGCCGAAGAACGCCCGGTACTGCATGAACTCGGTGGCACTGCGACTGGAGCCGGCCTGACAAGCTGCGGTAATTCGCGGCATTTTGCCGATTCTGCCGGCCAGCCGACCGCCGATGGCGCACCCTGCGAGGAGGCCGACGTTGGGAGAGACGCCATGGCGACCTGTGAGGTCTGCGGCAACGAATACTGGCTCACGTTCGACATCCGGACGGTGAGCGGTGAAACCTACACCTTCGACTCGTTCGAGTGCGCCATCCAGCTGCTCGCCCCGATCTGCGAGCACTGCCAGTGCAAGATCGTCGGACACGGGGTCGAGGTGTCCGGGCGGTTCTTCTGCTGCGCCCACTGTGCCCGCACCGTGGAACGCGAAGCCGGTGCGCTGGTGCGTGACGCGGTCGGCAGCCGACCCGGCTGACCCCCGCGTATGATCCCTCGGCGTGCCCGCCGAACCTGCCCTGACCTCGCACATCGCCCGTACCGTCGAGCTGGATCCGCTGACCCTCTACCAACTGCTGAAACTGCGGGTGGACGTCTTCGTGGTGGAGCAGGAGTGCGCGTACCCGGAGCTGGACGGCCGCGACGTCGAGCCCGGCACCCTTCAACTGTGGCTGTCCCGGGCCGACGCCGTGGTCGCCTGCCTGCGCCTGTTGACCGATCCGGCCGACCCGGCGGGCGGTGGACCGGTCCGACGGATCGGCCGGGTGGCGGTGGCCGCGGACGAACGCGGTCAGGGCCACGCCGGCCGCCTGGTCGACGCAGCCCTCGCCATCGCCGGTGACCAGCCGTGTGTCCTGGACGCGCAGGCCCACCTGACCGCCCTCTACGGCCGGCACGGGTTCGCCGTCGCCGGTCCGGAGTACCTCGAGGACGGGATCGCGCACGTGCCGATGCGCCGCCCGGCGGGCGGCGCATCGAACGACGAGTGACCGGCAGCCGGATGGACGGTCCGTCCACCACAGCCGCCGGCCCGCTCGTCAGGCAACTGACCGAGGTCAGTGCTGACGTTCACCCGAGTTGCGCCAGGCGCTACCGGCCTTGGCCAACCCACGGCTGATCACGTAACCGATCGTCAGCAGGGCCACGTACCACCAGGCGGTGCTCGCCGGGAAGGGGTCCCCGACACCGGCGGTACCCTGCACGCCGTCGATGTTCGTGTTGATCACCTGCGAAGCCAGCAGCACACCGGCCACGGCGATCAGGTAGACGTAGAACTCGGTGCTCCGGAAGGCCGACTTGGTCTCGGTCCCCGGGGTCATCGCCGGTCGCATCCCGGCGTTCATGTCGCCCATCTGCGCCGTGGTGGACTGGCGGTCCATCCTCGGCCGTTCCATGGCGGTGTTGCGGGTCGGAGCCTGCGTACTCATCACGCCCTCCTCCGGATCAGATGAGTGTTTCTCCGGTCCGATCGGTGCGGCCGGCTGGCCGACCAACCTCGGGGGGCACGTCCTGGGTACCCGGGCGTGGTCACCGAAAACCCGGCCACCCCGCCGCGCAGACCCCACCGGCCCGGCCGCAGCGCGGACCGGGCCAGCAGAGGTACGCGTGAGGCGGTTGTGGTCAGACCGTCACCGAGACGGTGACCGTGCCGATCAGGATCCGATGGTCCGAGCAGAGGCCACCGCAACTGGCGGAGATGGATAGCGAGTCACCGCTGTATCCGCCGACGATCCGGTTCTCCCGCACGAAGATCAGGTCGACCTTCTTCACCTGGCCGCAGGGGCCGAGTCCGAGGTGACTTGCCTCCTGGGTCTGCTCGCCGTATCCGGGGCAGCTCGGCTCGGTGTCGTCCAGTTCCCGGTACGCGCCCCGGTTGCTGGCGTTGTTCGGATGGTTCAGGCTCGGCGCGTACCACCCGTCCAGCCGGCCGTAATGGGGTTGGGCGTTGAAATCTCCCGCGATGACCACCGTGTCCCCGTTGGCGTGAAACGTCTCCAGTCGGCCCAGCACCTGATCCAACTGTCGATCGTTGATCTTCTGCTCGCCGATCACCGCGTTGGAGGGAGTGATGTGGGTGGTGCAGAAGCGCAACCTGGGTCGGGCTTCCAGCGGCGCGCAGAGCAGTTTGCGGGTCTCGTCCGTGCCGTCGGACGCCAGTGCGTAGCGGTTGGCCGGCCCGAGCGGCGCCCGGCTGAAGATGGCCAGCCCGAACGGCTCACCAGCGCAGCCGACTTCGTTCTGCGCCTCGAACCGGGAGAAGTTCTCCACGTCCTGCGGCCAGCCCGAGTCACGCAGGTTGGCCTGCACCGCCTTGTACTGGCTCCAGCACAGCTCGTTGAGAGCGGCGAAGTGGGCGCTGCGGTTGCGGATCGAGTTGGCCAGCACCGGGATCAGTCCGTTGCCGGTCGACCCCCGGTTCATGTTCCAACCCGACACGTTCCAGGTCCAGACGTTGTACGTGGCGTCCACAGTCGCCGCTTGTGCCGGCACCGCACCCGCGGTGAGCAGCAGCGCCGCAGCGGCGCACACCGCCAAGGCTCGTCGAATCAACACTGCCGGTCCCCCGTTCGTCATCGACCCGCAACCAGCGCAGCGGGATCGACGTCGATTGTCACACAGGGACGTACACACAGGACAGCCCGCGGCGTCAGGGCAGGTTGTCGACCAGATCGGCCACCGACCGGCGCCGGCCGGTGAAGAACGGCACCTCCTCGCGGACGTGCCGGCGGGCACCGGACGCGCGCAGGTCCCGCATCAGGTCGACGATCCGGTGCAGCTCGTCGGCTTCGAAGGCGAGCATCCACTCGTAGTCGCCGAGCGCGAACGACGCCACCGTGTTCGCCCGCACGTCCGGGTACGGCCGGGCCATCTTCCCGTGTTCGGCGAGCAACGCCCGGCGTTCCTCGTCCGGCAGCAGGTACCACTCGTAGGACCGGACGAACGGATAGACGCAGATGTACGCCCGCGCCTGCTCCCCGGCCAGGAAGGCCGGCACGTGGCTCTTGTTGAACTCGGCCGGCCGGTGCAGCGCCAGCTGGGACCAGACCGGCGCGAGGTGCCGGCCGAGCGCGGTGCGGCGCAGCCGCCCGTACGCGTCCTGCAGGTCGTCGCTGTCGGCGGCGTGCCACCAGATCATGATGTCGGCGTCGGCCCGCAGCCCCGCGACGTCGTAGGTGCCCCGGACGGTCACCCCCTTGGCGGCCAGTTCGGCGAAGAGCGACTCGACCTCGCCGACCAACCCGTCGCGCAACGCCGGCAGCCGCTCGGCCACCCGGAACACCGACCACATCGTGTACTGGATCGTCTCGTTCAGCTCCCGCAACCGGGCCGCGTTGCTCTGCTGCTCGCCACTCATCTGCGTAATTTCTCCAGACTGGTCAGGATCTCTTCGGCGGCGTTCTCCCCGGACCGTACACACACCGGGATGCCGATTCCGTCGTACGCGGCGCCGGCCAGCGCCAGTCGCAGCCGGGCCGACCGCAGCGATCCCCGCGCCGCGGCCACCCGGTCGAGGTGCCCCGGCGGATACTGCGGCAGCGAGCCACCCCACCGCTGCACGTGGGTCTGCACGGCGGCCGGCAGGCGCACACCGGTGAGCCGGGTCAGCTCGGCGTGCACCGTGGCGACCAACTCGTCGTCGTCGCGCTGCAGCAACTGCTCGTCGCCGTAGCGCCCGACGGAGGCCCGAACCACCGCCAGCCCGTCCGCTCGGCGCAACTGGCCCCATTTGGTGCTGAAGAACGTGGCGGCCTTGGTCATGGTCCCTTCGGCCGCCGGCACCAGGAACCCGGAGGCCTCCGGCAGCTCCGATGTGGCCAGGGCCATGGTCACCAGCGCGATGCTGGCGTAGTCGAGCGCCCCGACCCGCACCGCCGCGGCCGCGTCCACCGGGGCGAGCAGCCGGGCCGCCGGGCGCGCCGGCACCGCCAGCACCACCGCGTCGACGTCCACCCGCTCCGCCCCACGGGTCGGCCCCACCACCAGCCGCCAACCGGACGCCGACGCCGCCAACTCCCGCACCACCGCCCCGGTACGCAACCGCACCTCGACCCCGCCGTCGGCGGCCGACAACGCTGCCTGGATCGCCGCCACCAGTTGACTCAGGCCGCCGTCGACGCTGCCGAAGACCGGCGCGCCGGCCGCCGCCGGCCGCGCCGCCAGCGCCGCCCGCACCGCGTCGCGCAGCGTGTGCCGGGTCCGAGCCGTGGCGGCCAGCCCCGGGATGGTGGTGGCCAGCGACAACGTGTCGGCCCGACCCGCATACACCCCGCCGAGCATCGGATCGACGAGCCGGTCGACGACCTCGTCACCGAGGCGGCGGCGGACCAGTTCGCCCACGGCGACGTCCTCGTCGGGTCGCAGCAGCGGCGTGCCGTCGTCGGGGTCGCGCTCGGGCTCGACCCGGGCCACCCCGGCCACCGCCGCGAGGTCGCCCGGGACGCCGATCAGCGTCCCGACCGGCAGCGGCACCAGCCGGCCGTCGCGGGCCAGCGACGCCTGACCGACCGCCGGGTGCACCAGCCGGTCGGCGAGGCCGACGCGGCGGGCCAACGCGACCGCGGCGGAGTCTCCGCCGGCGGGATCGCGCATCAGGAACGCCTCGGCGCCGCGCTCCACCGGCCGACCGGCGAACTGCTCGGTACGCAGTTTTCCGCCCAGCTCGCTGGACTGCTCGAACACGGTGATCCGGGTGCCGGCCGGTGCCCGATCGCGGAGACGCACCGCTGCGGCGAGTCCGGCGATCCCGCCGCCCACCACGGCTATCCGCCACGGTTGCTGCATACCGTCACCGTGCCGACGTCGTGTGCACCAACTCGACCACCCGGGTCAGCACGTCGGGGTCGGTCTCCGGGAGGACCCCGTGGCCGAGGTTGAACACGTGACCCGGCGCGGCCAGCCCTTCGGCCAGCACCCGGCGGACCTCCACCTCGAT
This window harbors:
- a CDS encoding GNAT family N-acetyltransferase, with the translated sequence MTAPTLRPARVDDLPTLLALLIDDDLGWQREAPTGGADRTVPADYRDAYDAIAADPRNELVVAERDGEVVAMMQLTYIPSLSRLGAERMQIEAVRVRSDLRSQGVGRQMIEWALERARQRGCRLAQLTSDKRREAAHRFYLRLGFKSTHEGMKLVLTPGPGEGTG
- a CDS encoding helix-turn-helix transcriptional regulator, which encodes MGTAEVADYLGISRQWADVITGRRDFPEPLAVLKAGRIWLADDVEAYAARRREDQQG
- a CDS encoding ribbon-helix-helix domain-containing protein, which gives rise to MSTQIAVRLPDDLVEFVDELVRHGDAPSRAAVVARALRRERRQTAAARDAAILARVEPDADLDRLAEHAATLPIDDLD
- a CDS encoding type II toxin-antitoxin system PemK/MazF family toxin translates to MRPIHLAQLDKSRPVLILTRAAVRPYLARVTVAPITSTIRGLSTEVPVGPANGLDHDSVVSCDNVVTIPKSTLGRHLGYLLPHQEPALAEAILAAYDLDPPE
- the ligD gene encoding non-homologous end-joining DNA ligase, whose amino-acid sequence is MAGESRSSRSVATVEVAGHQVRLSSPDRVCFPGPGYTKRDIFDYYLAVGDGIMRALRDRPTTLQRFPDGIDGEMFFQKRVPARGVPPWLRTAEIKFPSGRTADELCPADLAHVAWAAQMGTVVFHPWPVRSRDVDRPDELRIDLDPQPGTDFADAVEAAGEVHAILDELGATGYPKTSGGRGVHVYLRIAPRWVFTDVRRAVIAFAREVQRRRPDLVTTAWWKEERGEKVFVDYNQMARDRTIACAYSLRANARATVSTPVSWDELTQVEPDDFDLRTVPPRLAKLGDPHAGIDDTPWDITPLLEWADRDERDGTGDLPYPPDHPKMPGEPARVQPSRAKRPTSGDAS
- the msrB gene encoding peptide-methionine (R)-S-oxide reductase MsrB, whose product is MTDEKASLPSTEQEWRMRLDPEQFRVLREAGTERPWTGEYVDTTTVGTYHCRACDAPLFTSDTKFDSHCGWPSFDEALPGAVRYIQDRSHGMVRTEIRCATCDSHLGHRFDGERYTPKNARYCMNSVALRLEPA
- a CDS encoding Prokaryotic metallothionein translates to MATCEVCGNEYWLTFDIRTVSGETYTFDSFECAIQLLAPICEHCQCKIVGHGVEVSGRFFCCAHCARTVEREAGALVRDAVGSRPG
- a CDS encoding GNAT family N-acetyltransferase codes for the protein MPAEPALTSHIARTVELDPLTLYQLLKLRVDVFVVEQECAYPELDGRDVEPGTLQLWLSRADAVVACLRLLTDPADPAGGGPVRRIGRVAVAADERGQGHAGRLVDAALAIAGDQPCVLDAQAHLTALYGRHGFAVAGPEYLEDGIAHVPMRRPAGGASNDE
- a CDS encoding endonuclease/exonuclease/phosphatase family protein, coding for MCAAAALLLTAGAVPAQAATVDATYNVWTWNVSGWNMNRGSTGNGLIPVLANSIRNRSAHFAALNELCWSQYKAVQANLRDSGWPQDVENFSRFEAQNEVGCAGEPFGLAIFSRAPLGPANRYALASDGTDETRKLLCAPLEARPRLRFCTTHITPSNAVIGEQKINDRQLDQVLGRLETFHANGDTVVIAGDFNAQPHYGRLDGWYAPSLNHPNNASNRGAYRELDDTEPSCPGYGEQTQEASHLGLGPCGQVKKVDLIFVRENRIVGGYSGDSLSISASCGGLCSDHRILIGTVTVSVTV
- the hemQ gene encoding hydrogen peroxide-dependent heme synthase — its product is MSGEQQSNAARLRELNETIQYTMWSVFRVAERLPALRDGLVGEVESLFAELAAKGVTVRGTYDVAGLRADADIMIWWHAADSDDLQDAYGRLRRTALGRHLAPVWSQLALHRPAEFNKSHVPAFLAGEQARAYICVYPFVRSYEWYLLPDEERRALLAEHGKMARPYPDVRANTVASFALGDYEWMLAFEADELHRIVDLMRDLRASGARRHVREEVPFFTGRRRSVADLVDNLP
- the hemG gene encoding protoporphyrinogen oxidase codes for the protein MQQPWRIAVVGGGIAGLAAAVRLRDRAPAGTRITVFEQSSELGGKLRTEQFAGRPVERGAEAFLMRDPAGGDSAAVALARRVGLADRLVHPAVGQASLARDGRLVPLPVGTLIGVPGDLAAVAGVARVEPERDPDDGTPLLRPDEDVAVGELVRRRLGDEVVDRLVDPMLGGVYAGRADTLSLATTIPGLAATARTRHTLRDAVRAALAARPAAAGAPVFGSVDGGLSQLVAAIQAALSAADGGVEVRLRTGAVVRELAASASGWRLVVGPTRGAERVDVDAVVLAVPARPAARLLAPVDAAAAVRVGALDYASIALVTMALATSELPEASGFLVPAAEGTMTKAATFFSTKWGQLRRADGLAVVRASVGRYGDEQLLQRDDDELVATVHAELTRLTGVRLPAAVQTHVQRWGGSLPQYPPGHLDRVAAARGSLRSARLRLALAGAAYDGIGIPVCVRSGENAAEEILTSLEKLRR